The following proteins are encoded in a genomic region of Sulfurimonas sp. HSL3-7:
- a CDS encoding efflux transporter outer membrane subunit produces MRSSILLSVTAILLMSGCSMAPKLEISKQAMPATLSDINASSPVDLKWWEQFGDERLNTLITEALANNDDLKLALSNVTLARATLGLSNAERYPTIDGSASAYRQKTSGESLSPFSGFIYNSFDLSLSAAYEFDFWGKYSNMEASARAEMLASEADMETVRISLISSVAELYFALITFDRQIKVTAETVEAYKESYDYRRRQYDHGVIDALVLEQAHSIYANAKLQLATYKEEKRVAQSALAVLIGRSPDAMFNQDVATATALAMPLEIPEQLSSNLLQQRPDIRAAEERMRAANATIGVAKAAYFPSISLTGTAGFSSTELGDLLKSSAGMWGFGPSLNVPIFDFGRIENSIKIAEAKKDAAVITYAKTVKNAFKEVYDALIKIESTREKLLALNEETEALEKVLMHSQQRFDSGYGTYLEVVASKRALLSSRINLIAQNDALIANQITLYKALGGGWEPQEESR; encoded by the coding sequence TTACGGCCATTCTGCTGATGAGCGGCTGTTCTATGGCGCCGAAGCTTGAGATAAGCAAACAGGCGATGCCGGCAACACTCTCGGATATCAACGCCTCTTCACCCGTCGACCTTAAGTGGTGGGAGCAGTTCGGCGATGAACGGCTCAATACCCTCATCACCGAAGCGCTTGCCAACAACGACGATCTGAAACTGGCCCTGAGCAACGTAACGCTCGCCAGGGCCACGCTCGGCCTGAGCAACGCGGAACGCTACCCGACCATCGACGGCTCGGCATCGGCCTACCGTCAGAAGACGAGCGGTGAGAGCCTCTCGCCTTTTTCGGGTTTCATTTACAACAGTTTCGACCTCTCCCTCTCGGCCGCCTACGAGTTCGACTTCTGGGGCAAATACAGCAATATGGAAGCCTCGGCCCGTGCCGAGATGCTCGCCAGCGAGGCGGACATGGAGACCGTCCGCATCTCGCTCATCAGCAGTGTCGCCGAGCTCTATTTTGCCCTGATCACCTTCGATCGCCAGATCAAGGTGACGGCCGAAACGGTCGAGGCCTATAAAGAGAGTTACGACTACCGCCGCCGCCAATACGACCACGGTGTCATCGATGCACTGGTCCTCGAACAGGCCCACTCTATCTATGCCAATGCCAAGCTGCAGCTGGCGACCTACAAAGAGGAGAAGCGCGTCGCGCAGAGCGCTCTCGCCGTTCTGATCGGCCGCTCACCGGATGCGATGTTCAACCAGGACGTGGCGACGGCAACTGCCCTCGCAATGCCGCTTGAAATTCCCGAGCAGCTAAGCTCCAACCTGCTGCAACAGCGCCCGGACATCCGGGCGGCAGAGGAGCGTATGCGTGCGGCCAATGCGACGATCGGCGTCGCCAAAGCCGCCTATTTCCCTTCGATCTCTTTGACGGGCACGGCCGGCTTCAGCAGCACGGAGCTGGGCGACCTGCTCAAATCGTCTGCCGGCATGTGGGGGTTCGGTCCCTCCCTGAACGTTCCGATCTTCGATTTCGGTCGCATCGAAAACAGCATCAAGATCGCCGAAGCCAAAAAGGATGCCGCGGTCATCACCTACGCCAAGACGGTCAAAAACGCCTTCAAAGAGGTCTATGACGCGCTTATAAAGATCGAGAGCACCCGTGAAAAACTGCTCGCACTCAACGAAGAGACCGAGGCCCTTGAAAAGGTCCTTATGCACTCTCAGCAGCGTTTTGACAGCGGCTACGGCACCTACCTGGAAGTGGTCGCGAGCAAACGCGCCCTGCTGAGCTCACGGATCAACCTGATCGCCCAGAACGACGCATTGATCGCCAATCAGATCACCCTCTACAAAGCCCTCGGCGGCGGCTGGGAACCGCAGGAGGAGAGCCGATAG
- the ygiD gene encoding 4,5-DOPA dioxygenase extradiol, whose protein sequence is MTRKEFLRLLTFVLGGLAMPLPATSHPVHRAPALFAGHGSPMNAIETNAFTHSLRELGKSLEKPKAILVVSAHWTPPYFGVSVHQNSDLKYDFFGFPKALEEVQYPAGNAAFLLPTLNKLFTPLQVKDRGLDHGAWSVLVHLFPDADIPVMQLGIHRGLSLREHFEVGKRLKALREQGVMIIGSGNITHNLQEARMPKEAPAVKWAVDFDDYVKKAIIERDFEALIDVENRNRYTRLAHPTLEHYIPLLYVAGASFDDDENRFVYEGMEHGSLSMRSWLLQSIL, encoded by the coding sequence ATGACACGAAAAGAGTTTTTGAGACTGCTCACCTTCGTCCTAGGAGGCCTTGCCATGCCTTTACCCGCCACATCCCATCCCGTACATAGAGCGCCCGCCCTTTTTGCGGGCCACGGCAGTCCGATGAATGCCATCGAGACCAACGCTTTCACCCATTCGTTGCGTGAACTGGGCAAAAGTCTGGAAAAGCCCAAAGCCATCCTGGTGGTCTCCGCGCACTGGACGCCGCCCTATTTCGGCGTTTCGGTCCATCAAAACAGTGATCTGAAATATGACTTTTTTGGCTTTCCAAAGGCGCTGGAGGAGGTGCAATACCCGGCTGGGAACGCCGCCTTTCTGCTGCCAACACTCAACAAACTCTTCACCCCTCTGCAGGTGAAGGATCGCGGACTTGACCACGGGGCGTGGAGCGTTCTCGTGCACCTTTTCCCCGATGCGGATATCCCTGTCATGCAGCTGGGTATCCATCGCGGCCTCTCTTTGCGCGAACATTTTGAGGTCGGAAAGAGGTTGAAAGCCCTGCGCGAGCAGGGGGTAATGATCATCGGCAGCGGCAATATCACGCACAACCTGCAGGAGGCCCGCATGCCAAAAGAGGCCCCTGCCGTCAAGTGGGCCGTCGACTTCGACGATTATGTCAAAAAGGCTATCATCGAACGTGACTTCGAGGCACTGATCGATGTGGAGAACAGAAACCGCTACACCAGACTCGCCCACCCGACGCTCGAACACTACATCCCGCTGCTCTATGTGGCGGGCGCGTCGTTTGACGACGATGAGAACCGTTTTGTCTATGAGGGGATGGAGCACGGAAGCCTGAGTATGCGGAGCTGGCTGCTGCAGTCGATTTTATAA
- a CDS encoding HD domain-containing phosphohydrolase: MPSGKQKLDATCFESVFNLMPSPCIITDGSRMLRANRALLEFIGFDSNEAFFERYQCVCELFKEALSYLSFCKGERLWVEEILTETKQDYKIMIQHGSETRIFLPKVQAYTYADTKQYIVVLEDVTSEDRLQNRLLQEYKEAVDRSAIVSKTDPHGVITFVNKKFCEISGYSEGELIGQPHNIIRHPDMPAAVFNEMWRTISEKKPWSGIVKNRTKSGGTYYVDTVINPIIDCKGNIVEYIGIRHDITAIETVKSNLYVEIEETQKTLLYSLGEIGELRSRDTANHVKRVAEYSRLLAIRSGLDESEASILQLASPMHDIGKIAVPDDILNKEGYLTDTERKIMQTHCEYGYHILKNSDRPILKAAAIVAHQHHEKWNGSGYPKGLKAEEIHIYGRITAVADVFDALSTARSYKEPWPDSEIFAYFKDNRGTYFDPRLIDLFFENLDEFLSIRELYRE; this comes from the coding sequence ATGCCTAGCGGTAAGCAGAAGCTGGATGCGACCTGCTTTGAGTCTGTCTTTAATCTGATGCCGAGCCCCTGCATCATCACGGACGGCAGTCGAATGCTCCGGGCTAACCGGGCATTGCTGGAGTTTATCGGTTTTGATTCCAATGAAGCTTTTTTTGAACGTTATCAGTGCGTTTGCGAACTTTTCAAAGAGGCGCTCAGCTATCTCTCTTTTTGCAAAGGTGAACGGTTATGGGTGGAGGAGATTCTCACCGAAACAAAGCAAGATTACAAGATCATGATCCAGCATGGAAGCGAGACGCGCATATTCCTTCCTAAAGTACAGGCCTATACTTACGCTGATACAAAGCAGTATATTGTCGTTTTGGAAGATGTTACCTCTGAGGACAGGCTGCAGAACAGACTGCTGCAAGAGTATAAAGAGGCGGTGGACAGAAGTGCGATCGTCTCCAAGACAGATCCCCATGGGGTGATCACCTTTGTCAATAAAAAGTTCTGCGAAATCTCGGGTTACAGTGAAGGGGAACTTATTGGCCAGCCGCACAATATTATCAGGCATCCCGATATGCCTGCCGCTGTTTTCAATGAGATGTGGCGCACGATCTCCGAGAAAAAACCTTGGTCGGGCATTGTCAAAAACCGTACGAAAAGCGGCGGAACCTATTATGTCGATACGGTGATCAACCCTATTATCGACTGCAAAGGCAATATTGTCGAATATATCGGCATACGTCATGATATCACAGCGATCGAAACGGTAAAAAGCAATCTTTACGTCGAGATAGAAGAGACTCAGAAAACACTCTTATATAGTCTGGGGGAAATTGGTGAGCTCCGCTCCCGCGATACGGCAAACCATGTAAAACGGGTTGCAGAGTACTCCAGACTGCTTGCCATCAGGTCCGGACTCGACGAAAGCGAAGCCTCCATACTTCAGCTTGCCTCACCGATGCACGATATCGGGAAAATAGCGGTACCGGATGATATTCTCAACAAAGAGGGATATCTTACGGATACCGAGCGCAAGATCATGCAGACACACTGCGAGTACGGCTACCACATCTTGAAAAACTCCGACCGTCCCATTCTTAAAGCCGCTGCCATCGTGGCTCACCAGCATCATGAGAAATGGAACGGAAGCGGTTATCCGAAAGGGTTGAAAGCCGAAGAGATCCATATTTACGGACGTATCACTGCCGTTGCTGATGTCTTTGATGCACTCAGCACGGCCCGCTCCTATAAAGAGCCCTGGCCGGACAGTGAAATCTTTGCCTACTTCAAGGATAACCGCGGGACCTATTTTGACCCTCGGTTGATCGATCTTTTTTTTGAAAATCTTGATGAGTTTCTTTCGATCAGAGAGCTGTACCGCGAATAG
- a CDS encoding PAS domain-containing protein produces MERPTPINEAVKLDKYKYIMSRTDTKGTIEFGNDYFFEISGYTPNELIGQPHNAIRHPDMPKVIFKLMWDRLKQGKNIFAVVKNMAKDGRYYWVTTKFEIKKDSLDGSIKSYMAYRQAAKPQAISAISKLYNELLDIEKNGGVEASEKYLSGYLDSKRQTYDEFIDDLIGNKGAFKLFFNAMAKMFGGK; encoded by the coding sequence ATGGAAAGACCTACGCCGATCAATGAAGCCGTCAAGCTGGACAAATACAAGTACATCATGAGCCGCACCGATACAAAAGGGACGATAGAATTCGGAAATGACTACTTTTTCGAGATATCGGGCTACACGCCTAACGAGCTGATCGGACAACCGCATAATGCGATACGTCATCCTGATATGCCGAAGGTGATCTTCAAGCTGATGTGGGACCGTCTTAAACAGGGGAAAAACATCTTTGCCGTCGTCAAAAACATGGCTAAAGACGGACGCTACTACTGGGTCACGACCAAGTTCGAGATCAAGAAAGATTCGTTAGATGGCTCGATAAAAAGCTATATGGCGTACCGCCAGGCGGCCAAACCGCAAGCGATCAGCGCCATCAGCAAGCTCTACAATGAACTTCTGGATATTGAAAAAAACGGCGGTGTGGAAGCATCTGAAAAGTACCTCTCGGGCTATCTGGACTCCAAACGCCAAACATACGATGAGTTTATCGACGACCTTATCGGCAACAAAGGCGCCTTCAAGCTCTTTTTTAACGCTATGGCCAAAATGTTTGGCGGAAAGTAA
- a CDS encoding response regulator transcription factor → MNYCYTNVSILYADDATSARNHYAEFLGRLFYDVYEACDGEEAWQLYEKHRPDIVLLDVEMPKMNGLEVAEKIRKSDGETRIIIATAYVNEKRLLQAVELGLTRFLPKPFGRKMIKDTLEKAVLELDNRHYIDLGSGYRWNSSMHELVYGGECVRLTSGERTLLTLLCSRPGLVFSNYTIELHLWPIQNDDDTGPRIKALIKRIRKKLPDGCIENIYGEGYRINIAG, encoded by the coding sequence ATGAACTACTGTTATACCAATGTTTCTATCCTCTATGCAGATGATGCGACGAGTGCGCGAAATCATTATGCAGAATTCCTGGGGCGCCTTTTTTACGACGTTTACGAAGCCTGTGACGGTGAAGAAGCCTGGCAACTGTATGAAAAACACCGTCCGGATATTGTACTGCTCGATGTCGAGATGCCAAAGATGAACGGACTGGAAGTCGCTGAAAAGATCAGGAAGAGCGATGGCGAGACACGCATTATCATCGCAACAGCCTATGTCAATGAAAAACGGCTGCTCCAAGCGGTCGAACTGGGGTTGACCCGTTTTTTGCCCAAGCCGTTTGGACGCAAGATGATCAAAGACACACTGGAAAAAGCAGTGCTCGAGCTCGATAACAGACACTACATCGACCTAGGTAGCGGCTACAGATGGAACAGTTCCATGCATGAACTGGTCTATGGAGGAGAATGTGTCAGACTGACATCCGGCGAGCGCACACTGCTTACGCTTTTATGCTCCAGGCCGGGGCTTGTCTTTTCAAACTATACCATCGAACTTCATTTATGGCCGATTCAAAATGATGACGATACCGGCCCCAGAATCAAGGCGCTGATCAAACGTATTCGTAAAAAGCTTCCAGACGGTTGTATTGAGAATATTTATGGAGAGGGGTATCGCATCAACATCGCCGGCTGA
- a CDS encoding PAS domain-containing sensor histidine kinase — protein sequence MPDADSYNFFALIEGMESTFFFYIRNREGKYRYISPSQHSILGYREKEFAEVFNAFLKDAEAVAGGVGKRGKVDATKLSYEGELAHKNGSQRSLKIYEYPSYDAEGEIIALQGLAEDITPRRELEASLRRNETFFKQVQQMAQIGSWFLDIRANRLQWSEQVYRIFERDHEDFEASYEAFLTNIHPDDFESVNNAYIRSLEEKSPYSSEHRLLMPDGRIKYVHEECETFFDERGEPISSFGTVQDITVMKELQIEHEINQELMFQQSKMAQMGEMINSIAHQWKQPLHQINSVLPAIEEDFGSGTLSSASLAAKLDEIEMLTGHMSQTIESFQNFFHPNKHKTVFSAADALAKVFTLFGSEFERVKIRRELSTHSDFLIGGSEKEFVQAILSIVQNSKECFIHRNIHEPKIMIRIDTIDNRGIVTLTDNAGGIPDEYADKIFDPYFTTKRKGHGTGLGLYIAKKLIETALCGTLSVKNGIEGAEFIIALPLKG from the coding sequence ATGCCAGATGCCGATAGTTACAACTTTTTTGCACTTATCGAGGGAATGGAGAGCACCTTCTTTTTCTATATACGCAATAGAGAGGGGAAATACCGTTACATCAGCCCTTCCCAGCACTCTATTTTAGGGTACAGAGAAAAAGAGTTTGCGGAAGTATTCAACGCCTTTTTGAAAGATGCCGAGGCCGTTGCGGGAGGTGTGGGGAAGCGCGGCAAAGTCGATGCGACAAAGCTGTCTTATGAGGGGGAACTTGCTCACAAAAACGGTTCGCAGCGGAGTTTGAAGATCTATGAGTACCCTTCTTACGATGCAGAGGGGGAGATCATCGCACTGCAAGGCCTTGCTGAAGATATTACGCCGCGTAGAGAGCTCGAAGCGTCCTTGCGCCGCAATGAGACCTTTTTCAAACAGGTACAGCAGATGGCGCAGATCGGTTCATGGTTTCTGGATATCAGAGCAAACCGGCTGCAGTGGTCGGAGCAGGTCTATCGGATCTTTGAACGTGACCACGAGGACTTTGAAGCATCCTACGAGGCTTTTCTGACGAATATCCATCCCGACGATTTCGAGAGTGTCAACAATGCCTATATCCGCTCCTTGGAAGAGAAGAGCCCTTACAGCAGCGAACATCGGTTGCTTATGCCGGATGGTCGTATCAAATATGTGCACGAGGAGTGCGAGACATTTTTTGACGAGAGAGGTGAACCGATCAGCTCATTCGGAACGGTTCAGGATATTACTGTGATGAAAGAGCTTCAGATCGAACACGAGATCAATCAGGAGCTGATGTTTCAACAGTCCAAGATGGCGCAGATGGGGGAGATGATCAACAGTATTGCCCATCAGTGGAAACAACCGCTTCACCAGATCAATTCGGTTTTGCCTGCGATCGAAGAAGATTTTGGAAGCGGGACCCTCAGCAGTGCGTCATTGGCAGCGAAACTTGATGAAATAGAGATGCTTACCGGCCATATGTCCCAGACGATAGAGAGTTTTCAAAACTTTTTTCATCCGAATAAGCACAAAACGGTCTTCAGTGCAGCTGATGCCTTGGCGAAAGTATTTACGCTTTTTGGAAGTGAATTTGAACGTGTCAAGATCAGGCGTGAACTCAGTACGCACAGTGACTTTTTGATCGGCGGCTCAGAGAAAGAGTTTGTGCAGGCCATACTGAGCATAGTGCAGAACTCAAAAGAGTGTTTTATTCACCGGAATATCCACGAGCCAAAGATAATGATCCGAATCGACACCATTGATAACAGGGGTATTGTGACCTTGACGGATAATGCCGGCGGCATTCCTGATGAGTACGCCGACAAGATCTTTGACCCCTATTTTACAACCAAACGCAAAGGGCATGGAACGGGACTGGGGCTGTATATAGCCAAGAAGCTTATTGAAACGGCTTTGTGCGGTACACTTTCCGTTAAAAACGGAATCGAAGGTGCCGAGTTTATTATAGCGTTGCCGCTGAAGGGGTAA
- a CDS encoding HAD family phosphatase has translation MKKYILFDNDGVLVETEKWYFRANVEILGTMGITLDEERYREIMVNGQSAFLLAEEAGYDSAGIEAARDRRNVLYQHYLKSEDITIEGVKEVLDALKDRYRMGIVTSARREDFELIHAGRGIADPMEFVLCSGEYGRSKPHPDPYLKGLELFGGKKHEAVVVEDSQRGLRSAVNAGIDCVVVHNAFTLSHDFSGATHRIKTLYELVELL, from the coding sequence ATGAAAAAGTACATACTCTTTGACAACGACGGTGTACTGGTGGAAACCGAAAAGTGGTACTTCAGGGCCAACGTCGAGATCCTTGGAACAATGGGCATCACTCTCGATGAAGAGCGTTACCGCGAGATCATGGTCAACGGCCAGAGCGCCTTTCTGCTGGCCGAGGAGGCGGGCTATGACAGTGCCGGCATCGAAGCCGCCCGCGACAGGCGCAACGTCCTCTATCAGCACTACCTCAAAAGTGAAGACATAACGATAGAGGGGGTCAAAGAGGTGCTCGATGCACTGAAGGATCGCTACCGCATGGGCATCGTCACCTCGGCACGGCGCGAGGACTTCGAACTGATTCATGCCGGCCGCGGCATCGCCGATCCTATGGAGTTCGTTCTCTGCAGCGGCGAGTATGGGCGCTCCAAGCCGCACCCCGACCCCTATCTGAAAGGGCTCGAACTCTTCGGGGGCAAAAAGCACGAAGCGGTCGTCGTCGAGGACTCGCAGCGCGGACTGCGCTCGGCGGTCAATGCGGGAATAGACTGCGTTGTTGTCCACAACGCCTTCACCCTTTCACACGACTTCAGCGGTGCTACCCACCGAATCAAGACCCTTTATGAGCTGGTAGAGCTTCTTTAA
- the arfB gene encoding alternative ribosome rescue aminoacyl-tRNA hydrolase ArfB, whose protein sequence is MLQISTHVNIPDSEIEIKAIRSQGAGGQNVNKVSTAIHLRFDIAASSLPEHYKERLLALSDHRITKEGIINIKSQGSRSQEENREEALARLKMLIQSVKTTQKKRKATKPTKSSQKKRLDSKTKRGKIKKMRGRFKGSEG, encoded by the coding sequence ATGCTGCAAATTTCAACGCATGTAAATATCCCGGATAGCGAGATCGAGATCAAGGCTATCCGCTCACAGGGCGCAGGCGGGCAGAACGTCAACAAGGTCTCTACCGCCATCCATCTGCGTTTCGATATCGCTGCCTCGTCGCTGCCCGAACACTACAAAGAGCGCCTGCTCGCCCTGAGTGACCACCGTATTACCAAAGAGGGGATCATCAACATCAAGTCGCAGGGGTCCCGGAGCCAGGAGGAGAACAGAGAGGAGGCTCTCGCACGGCTGAAAATGCTGATCCAGAGTGTCAAGACGACACAGAAAAAAAGAAAAGCTACGAAACCGACGAAGAGTTCACAGAAGAAGCGCCTCGACAGCAAGACAAAACGGGGCAAGATCAAAAAGATGCGGGGGAGATTCAAAGGGAGCGAGGGGTGA
- a CDS encoding thioredoxin family protein, which translates to MRFLLILLLALSSLNAASIGWQRNYETALAKAKSAEKALMVYLYLPNCNTCNYMNKNVFNDKKVIDYINKHYIAVKLYPNDKSLPEKLQSEVSPVFYLINPQNAEMIESVMGGKNAEKFLELLEESFDTYKTQTEPQ; encoded by the coding sequence ATGCGATTTTTACTTATATTGTTATTGGCTCTAAGCTCACTGAATGCCGCATCGATAGGCTGGCAACGTAACTATGAGACGGCGCTTGCCAAGGCGAAAAGTGCAGAGAAGGCGTTGATGGTCTACCTCTACCTTCCGAACTGTAATACCTGCAACTATATGAACAAGAATGTATTTAACGACAAAAAGGTCATAGACTATATCAATAAGCACTATATTGCAGTCAAGCTTTACCCCAACGATAAAAGTCTGCCTGAAAAGCTGCAGTCAGAGGTCTCCCCCGTTTTCTATCTGATAAACCCGCAAAACGCCGAGATGATCGAATCGGTCATGGGCGGCAAAAACGCGGAGAAATTTTTGGAACTGCTCGAAGAGAGTTTTGATACCTACAAAACGCAGACCGAACCACAGTAG
- a CDS encoding metalloregulator ArsR/SmtB family transcription factor: MEDFLQTIGALNDETRVLILRFLDEHGALCVCDLQNSLGMIQSRLSRHLKILKEAGFLRVERKGTWAYYSIRSPLDRFRLQAIDEIKYLDIKLPPLKKECGLN, encoded by the coding sequence ATGGAAGATTTTTTACAAACGATCGGCGCTTTGAATGACGAGACACGGGTACTGATCTTGCGCTTTCTCGATGAGCACGGTGCCCTCTGCGTCTGTGATCTGCAGAATTCGCTCGGGATGATCCAGTCAAGACTGTCGCGCCACCTCAAGATACTGAAAGAGGCGGGATTCCTGCGGGTTGAGCGTAAAGGGACCTGGGCCTATTACAGTATCCGCTCGCCGCTTGACCGTTTCCGTCTGCAAGCCATCGACGAGATCAAATACCTCGATATCAAACTGCCGCCTCTTAAAAAAGAGTGCGGGCTAAACTAG
- a CDS encoding arsenic transporter, protein MVLAFSLFLITLLFVIWQPKGLQIGTSAVAGAVVALLVGVVTFDDVLTVTAIVWDATLAFIGIILLSMVLDEIGFFEWAALKMAHFSRGNGYLMFIYILLLGAIVAAFFANDGAALILTPILLAKMKHLKMNPVAVFAFLMAGGFIGDSASNPFVISNLTNIVTAGYFDIGFWEYAKAMFLPNALSIIASIIVLFIYFRKDIPRTIDVSELASPASVIKNKTMFKLSWYFLALLMAGYFIGDYYHLPVSLFALGGALLFLLLANHYRATKPIMTIKAAPWQVVWFSIGLYVVVYGLKNAGLTDIVASWIASLQSQGEAVAVIGTGFLAAGLSSVMNNMPTIMIMDIAIDQVGYVGSETLAYANILGSNLGPKMTPIGSLATLLWLHVLAQKGVRIGWGDYMKVGLVITPPVLLVALVGLI, encoded by the coding sequence ATGGTTTTAGCATTTTCTCTTTTTCTCATTACCCTTCTTTTTGTCATCTGGCAGCCGAAAGGACTTCAGATAGGCACCTCTGCCGTAGCCGGCGCTGTTGTCGCCCTGCTTGTCGGTGTTGTCACATTTGACGATGTCCTCACCGTCACCGCCATCGTCTGGGATGCCACCCTTGCCTTTATCGGCATCATCCTGCTTTCGATGGTGCTGGACGAGATCGGATTTTTCGAGTGGGCCGCACTGAAGATGGCCCACTTCAGCCGGGGAAACGGCTACCTGATGTTCATCTACATCCTGCTGCTCGGTGCGATCGTGGCCGCATTTTTTGCCAATGACGGCGCCGCGCTCATCCTCACCCCGATCCTGCTGGCGAAGATGAAACACCTCAAGATGAACCCTGTCGCCGTCTTTGCTTTTTTGATGGCGGGCGGCTTCATCGGCGATTCGGCTTCCAACCCCTTCGTCATCTCCAACTTGACCAACATCGTAACAGCCGGCTATTTCGACATCGGCTTCTGGGAGTATGCCAAGGCGATGTTCCTGCCCAATGCCCTCAGTATCATTGCTTCGATTATCGTGCTCTTTATCTACTTCCGTAAAGATATCCCGAGAACGATTGATGTTTCCGAACTGGCATCCCCGGCCTCCGTCATTAAAAACAAAACCATGTTCAAACTGAGCTGGTACTTTCTGGCCCTCCTGATGGCCGGTTACTTTATCGGCGACTACTACCATCTGCCGGTCTCGCTCTTTGCCCTCGGCGGCGCGCTCCTTTTTCTGCTGCTGGCCAACCACTACAGGGCGACCAAACCGATCATGACGATCAAAGCGGCCCCATGGCAGGTGGTCTGGTTCAGTATCGGCCTCTATGTCGTGGTCTACGGGCTGAAAAACGCCGGATTGACCGACATCGTCGCCTCATGGATAGCCTCTCTCCAGTCGCAGGGAGAAGCTGTCGCGGTTATCGGCACCGGCTTCCTGGCGGCAGGGCTGAGCTCGGTGATGAACAACATGCCGACCATCATGATCATGGATATCGCCATCGACCAGGTCGGTTATGTCGGCAGCGAGACGCTTGCCTACGCCAACATCCTGGGTTCCAACCTCGGACCGAAGATGACGCCGATCGGCTCTCTCGCCACCCTGCTCTGGCTGCATGTTCTGGCACAAAAGGGTGTCAGGATCGGCTGGGGCGACTATATGAAAGTCGGTTTGGTGATCACCCCGCCGGTGCTGCTGGTAGCCTTGGTCGGCTTGATCTGA